TCCCACTGATAGCATTCATTCCGTTCACATTGTGACAGCTGATGTTGCCCAAAGTGTTAATACCATTTATGGTGCTAATACCTGCTAAACCATTGATTCCGTTGATGGCATTGTTCCCGTTCATTAGGCTCATTCCATTTCCCAGACCATTTCCCATTCCATTCATCCCGCTCATCCCATTAACAGCGTTCATCTGTGCTATGCCGTTCAATCCATTTACCGCCCCAACGCTTCCAAGCCCGTTGACGCCGTTCAAACCGCCCATGCCATTCACGTTGACGTTTAAACCATTGAGATCACCAGCGATTGCGTTCAAGCCATTGAGGCTGCTTGCAATGGCAAATCCACTCGGAATCACGGGGTTGTATTTAATCCATGTCGGTGATACGCGAGTGTACACGGGCTAATTGGAATTGTATAGAGAAAGcataagaagaagaagaataaaaataagcGGCAAACTATATTTTCATAGACAAAAAACTAAAGGTGTCGTTTAGCTAAATGGTGCCGTAAGGACGAGACAGAATTCTCTTTTCAGTAGCGTTTGACAGTAGCTTGAAGTTTCTCTTCGCCTTTGTGAGAAGTTATAGCATTTACAGCAAGTCATGTTACCTAATAGGCTATATTGTAAAGATAAAGAAACTCAAGTTCCCTGTGTCTAAAACTACACAATTAAGGTCATAATTCATGTGTACACACCACATGGTATAGAAAAGCGCAGCTTGTTTTGTTGTATAGCCACGAAAAGTGATTATATCATAGTATCTCACCACTTCATTTTTGTGTCCATTTTCAATGTgtccaagttttcttttcttagcgTCTGGACCTTCGTTTCCATTTACGTCTGTTGTACCGTTGCTCTCTTTCTTGACGTCCTCGTCGCTTTGATCACCAATCACCGATGTGTCATCATGTTTTCTCTTGCGTTCCTCGCCCACTGTTCCATTTTCGCCATTCTCTGGGTGACCATTCTGTTTTGATTCTGTTTCTGATTTCCCATTGTGATCCGTGCCTgcacgaaaataaaaaaatggttcTGAAGCTGTATCTTGATAGAAATTGCTTGACTCAAACTAATTGCAATTGAGAGCCTTTAAATGTCTGTGCATCCTTCTCTTAGAGTTAGGAAAGTGGTATTCTTTTCAGTTGTGAGAACTTTGTTGCATATCACGTTCAGTACCTGAAATTACATTAGGAAATTAATTACATAGGATATTAAAGTAGACTTTATGTCTTTGGCTACGAACCGTTTTGTGGCGTACCACGATGTTCATTGTCATTCTTTTCCACGCTCTGCACAACCTCCGGAGCCTGCGTGGGTTTTTCGACAGGTGTTGGAACTTGTGGCATGGGATGCGGATTGGGCAGCTGTTGTGCAAGGGTCTGAAGAGTAGTAGGTAGTGCTGTCTGACCGTTGTGTGGTAGAGCGAAACCAATTTGAGCTTGAAATCCATTCATCTGAGGTGCATTTGGAATCTGCTGCTGAAGGTGTTGCACGTGCTGTTTTGCTTTCTCGTGCGCCGCGCGTTGTTCTTTCTCCGAAGCCGCATTGCGCAGAATCCTGTTAATGGAACTGACACTCGGTACATTGCTCTTGTCACAGACTCCGTCACTCAACAAGTTGTTTCTGATCTCCCACGCAAAAATACAAGGGTTTTCCTCCTTGTACGCGAGAATCTTCGACACCACTCGTGGAGTAGCCACTTTTGGTTTACTGCCTCCGATCGCTCCGGGCCGAACCGAACCTGTCTCATAATATCTTCCGAGAATTTTGCTCACACACCCGTGGGACACGAGCAGTTGACGGGAGATCTCCGATGGTCGGACGCCACAGTGAGCCAACTCAACAATTCGGTGTCGCATGTAGTCCGGTAGGGGTCGGCCATTGACGAAAACACCTCCGAGTTGGTTGACTCCACCCGGTCCTTCGTTGGGATAAAATTCATCAAATCGCATAAATTTCAGTTAAGTTATGTTTTGATAATAAGGGCTAAATCTATGAGTAAATCTATCAGGTGATCTTAAGTTTAACGCCAATCAGGTATGGTCGACGTAGTCAACGatacctgaaaaaaaagtaaaaaattcttGTATCTCCCAATGGGATGAAGgaggaatctattttttttataatcattattattcttGGTCCTACTGTATCAAACCTTTGATAAACCGATTGTGTAGAATGGTTACCATTCTTATTAAGTAAGAATGGTCGAATGATCTCTTGTGATCTCTCCAAAATCTACTACTTTTCAAATAGTTCGCCGAAAAAACTAGAGTCAACGTAGAATTTGCCTGTTAGATGGCAACTAAATGAGCTGACTAaagcaaatgttttttctttatccgTGATAAATTATGGTTGAAAGATTATTAAACTAATTTAGACAATGTTAAGGCATATCTAAACAAGTGTTTCAGacgaaagaaaatgaaaaaaaaatgaataaactggATATCCAACTTCAGTTCACTAATACAACTTTTATTCCATATCTTGGAAacgcaatttgaaaacaagagaatgaaaacaaatccGACTAAACCTGTCAATAGCTTCTCCTTTGTCCGCGTTTATTTTCTCTGTAACGAGAACTACTTCTCTGCGTAAATTTGGTCAGCGATTTTAAGGAATAATCTCTATAACTGGACGAAGAGGACTGTATGTGAATGATTAACATTTCCAGTTTACGTTCAGTTATGATTAAGTATTCCGTTTTAATCTGAAATTTGAATCTCTAgattttatatttctatttggttaaaggattttttttaatgacatttgaaattaaagataGAAAACGGCAAAAACATGGTTTGTTTGAAAGACCGTGATCAAAATTCCTCAACAGTCTGCCCGCGTGGCTAATTTACATAATTTAgatcatttccttgtaaacaaaaacgaaagaCGTTACGATTGAACTCAATGCCTTTTAAAGTGATTCAGTCACTTTAGAGAAAGGCTATCCTATTTTGATCCTGCCACattaaaagtttttctttttttcaaggaaaaatttcagtattttaaaataatgcaaaatttgATTCGATTCCGGCCGACGAATCAAAGATCATTTAGTAACCGACGATACAGCGGAGATCAAACGAGATTAGATTTCCTGTCAACGCTTGCAATGATATGATTTTTTACTACAGTGAtatttcttgaaggaaaaaatgacaCAGTAACAAAATCTCTATTTTACCCAAAACAAATTCGGGTGTCCCCTTTTTTTGTCaatcaaaacaacaagaaatgaaaatttcagttCAAAAATACTTCACTATTTATTGCCTTCTCGGAAGTATTTGTCGTTGTATTAGTTTAGGAGATTCGTCTATTGTGGTGTCTCAATTTAGGAAAGACGTAAACTCGAGGGTTAAacctaaaaatttcaaatctaaACATGACCAGATATTTGGGTAATTAAATATTCTATTGTATAACTGGGCTGACAACTTAATCGGCCTTCAAATAAGAGCATAAACTtcctcaaaattaattttaatctgACAGCTACTTCGCCTGGAATTTTGATTTCACAGcattttgtcaaaatatttcaaaagatgTTTGCGATAAATCCTGACCGTTTGTATAACTACGGTGAGTTTGCATGACAAGCTAAGGAAtgtaatgaataaataaatcatTTGGCAAGCAGCTAAACCAAGCGGCTTTTAAAAGAAGGAAGGGATATTTTTTTCCCATCGCTCAAGAAATTATAGAAAATGTTGATAAGATAAAGAATAGTCTACCTCTGTGGGGCATCATTGATTCGCAACTCCAACCGGCGACTCTTCCACTTAATTCTCGGATCGTGTTCTGAAACAATAGCAGGAATGCCATCAAATAGATTTTACTAGCGATTGTTCATTTTccacttttaagaaaaatttaaaataacagcAAACCAAACTCACTTAATACCTTAAATGTTTCATAATGTTTCCTTTTCCATGATGATCTAAATGTGAGAATTCTATGAGCCCGTTGTTAATCGTCTTGTTATTGAGCGGTCATATTCCCGCTCGATTTGAACCCATCTGGAAAAATCTTCGCCACCCGTAGCCAGGACTTGAACCCGACTATTTACCTATTCCCTTATATGGCACACACCAGCAGGTTTAGTTAGTGTGTTAGTAGCAACACCGCTTACCACATGCCATGGGGGCGTAGAAAAAATGTCGAGAATTTGTAAGAAGCTTCTTGAAAAATAAGTCTGTGGAAAATGTCAGGAAGTTCTGTCGAGGTGAAATAGGGCATAgaacatttcttttcaaagttCAACGTTATTGAAAAAATGAGGTAATACCGAAATTTTAGAGCTGTGTCGAACACAACAGTAAATCTAAATATTTATTCAACGCGGGGCAACCACTAAAAATGAGAACGATCTTAATCACTGTTTTCAGAGTTGCCCCAAATTTAAacctcttcttttttcattttaaggatGCAATTTATGGCTTTCAGAAAGACTATTTTGCTCTTGACGGTACGATTTAAGTTTGAATTCAGGAACCTGTCGTTTTTGAAACTACAAtacagccatttttttttctctgtcaatTTGCTACTTTGTTATTCAGTTTtaacaaatgagttgaaaatgttAATTGACAACCGTACAGAGTTCcttaagctgacattttgagtggtagcccttcgtcagagcgaatcaaGGTGTCAAGGaagcaagtttctaaagaaactatgttgctgcgtcggttgggatattacaagataattagCTTTATCAattgggttgataatgtaaattgaatACCGTGAAAAGTTcctaaagctgacatttcgagtcttagcccttcgtcagagcgaatcaaagtagatgaagaaaaattgtgATATTATTCAAAAGTAAAACACTTTTCTTGATGGATACGATCTCCTGAAAATTTGCATCTACTTCACGATCATCTGTATCGTACAGTTGACTCCATTTCTACATCGTCTTCCGCAAAGTTGTTTGTTATGTCTTCAGGTCTATTCAGTGTTATTTCGATAACCACTGACTCATGAACCATCAAATTAACCTTACGCATAAGTTATACATAGAAAAACGGGAAGAGGATTTTAACTTTAACTGACTCAGCTTTTCTTAGCGGCTTTGATTCTCGTAAGCAGTCGTCTTTACAAAACGTTGcgtgggaaaaaaataaagaaaaagagaaatgta
The sequence above is a segment of the Pocillopora verrucosa isolate sample1 chromosome 5, ASM3666991v2, whole genome shotgun sequence genome. Coding sequences within it:
- the LOC131770581 gene encoding uncharacterized protein isoform X2, yielding MMPHRGPGGVNQLGGVFVNGRPLPDYMRHRIVELAHCGVRPSEISRQLLVSHGCVSKILGRYYETGSVRPGAIGGSKPKVATPRVVSKILAYKEENPCIFAWEIRNNLLSDGVCDKSNVPSVSSINRILRNAASEKEQRAAHEKAKQHVQHLQQQIPNAPQMNGFQAQIGFALPHNGQTALPTTLQTLAQQLPNPHPMPQVPTPVEKPTQAPEVVQSVEKNDNEHRGTPQNGTDHNGKSETESKQNGHPENGENGTVGEERKRKHDDTSVIGDQSDEDVKKESNGTTDVNGNEGPDAKKRKLGHIENGHKNEVPVYTRVSPTWIKYNPVIPSGFAIASSLNGLNAIAGDLNGLNVNVNGMGGLNGVNGLGSVGAVNGLNGIAQMNAVNGMSGMNGMGNGLGNGMSLMNGNNAINGINGLAGISTINGINTLGNISCHNVNGMNAISGMHSMNGMNGHANGGMTHPGMDQDRSLGQNGINGHTENVHWSPPYPMVCLPDSNNSNGMTQTNGINKQDSFAPQIAFQITNTPRPDLQNNSANSTTVCTSVFAPITTATPRNHSLTMANPLTNGIQAMQFSRPMATEFTQPIMKIMAPATFLPLRPSGIASLDTITHG
- the LOC131770581 gene encoding uncharacterized protein isoform X1; protein product: MAFLDSQFNKASLSQIKNTIRELSGRVAGWSCESMMPHRGPGGVNQLGGVFVNGRPLPDYMRHRIVELAHCGVRPSEISRQLLVSHGCVSKILGRYYETGSVRPGAIGGSKPKVATPRVVSKILAYKEENPCIFAWEIRNNLLSDGVCDKSNVPSVSSINRILRNAASEKEQRAAHEKAKQHVQHLQQQIPNAPQMNGFQAQIGFALPHNGQTALPTTLQTLAQQLPNPHPMPQVPTPVEKPTQAPEVVQSVEKNDNEHRGTPQNGTDHNGKSETESKQNGHPENGENGTVGEERKRKHDDTSVIGDQSDEDVKKESNGTTDVNGNEGPDAKKRKLGHIENGHKNEVPVYTRVSPTWIKYNPVIPSGFAIASSLNGLNAIAGDLNGLNVNVNGMGGLNGVNGLGSVGAVNGLNGIAQMNAVNGMSGMNGMGNGLGNGMSLMNGNNAINGINGLAGISTINGINTLGNISCHNVNGMNAISGMHSMNGMNGHANGGMTHPGMDQDRSLGQNGINGHTENVHWSPPYPMVCLPDSNNSNGMTQTNGINKQDSFAPQIAFQITNTPRPDLQNNSANSTTVCTSVFAPITTATPRNHSLTMANPLTNGIQAMQFSRPMATEFTQPIMKIMAPATFLPLRPSGIASLDTITHG